A region of Sulfurimonas sp. DNA encodes the following proteins:
- a CDS encoding YaaA family protein, which yields MLKILFSPSEGKNNGGSEKKKELLGSNEARQSILNEYNKIVLNSNEEQIKKLFGFKKFDDCKIYINDIFNSSLMSAIQRYKGIAYDYLDYNSLDASSHKYLKLNTIIFSNLYGPILGGDTIANYKVKQGNDIGDIIPDKFYKDRFSYQLDLFLSKDEILDLRAGYYDKFYKVTKPYTTLKFLKNGKAVSHWAKAYRGLVLRELAKHEIKSIEEFMSLEIEGLNIKEIKVIKNKTEIIYDIMQ from the coding sequence ATGCTAAAAATATTATTTTCACCCTCTGAAGGCAAAAACAATGGTGGTAGTGAAAAAAAGAAAGAACTTCTTGGCTCAAATGAGGCAAGGCAAAGTATTTTAAATGAATACAATAAAATAGTTTTAAATTCAAATGAAGAACAAATAAAAAAACTTTTTGGTTTTAAAAAATTTGATGATTGTAAAATCTATATAAACGATATATTCAATTCTAGTCTTATGAGTGCCATACAAAGATACAAAGGTATAGCTTATGATTATTTAGACTATAACTCTTTAGATGCTTCATCCCACAAATATTTAAAACTAAACACCATAATATTTTCAAACCTTTACGGTCCTATTCTAGGTGGAGATACTATCGCAAACTACAAGGTAAAGCAGGGCAATGATATTGGAGATATAATTCCTGATAAATTTTACAAAGATAGATTTTCATATCAATTAGATTTATTTTTAAGTAAAGATGAGATTTTAGACCTTCGTGCTGGGTACTATGACAAGTTTTACAAGGTCACAAAACCATACACAACTCTAAAATTTTTAAAAAACGGGAAGGCGGTAAGTCACTGGGCAAAAGCTTATAGAGGCTTGGTTTTAAGAGAATTAGCAAAACATGAAATAAAATCTATAGAAGAGTTTATGTCACTTGAAATTGAGGGTTTAAATATTAAAGAGATAAAAGTTATAAAAAATAAAACTGAAATTATTTATGATATTATGCAATAA
- a CDS encoding IS5 family transposase yields MQLSFFDHAMKYKGGKKSMKFLNEMKEIIPFEAIEKILIEKNVYKPNKGKTGRPSIPSKILVGSLFLQNWYGLSDPMTEELIHDRISFRKFLDIKDEDTIPDETTICKFRNKLIKEELLGSIFEEVKKMMESKRLILNEGTLIDATLIHSSEPKRKKDDKGKVISNKAHDSDATYTSKRGRKHHGLKMHIATDTNGIIKKVIATTASTHDSTQFDELTQDEDKAIFADSGYMQKARKVALRAKGIFAGIVERRVRGQSKLRPKQSRNNTRFSKIRCLVELPFAFIKQHMNFRKTRYRGIDKNQQHFFMLAACYNLRRTPALVRARN; encoded by the coding sequence ATGCAACTAAGTTTTTTTGACCATGCTATGAAATATAAGGGTGGTAAGAAGAGTATGAAGTTTTTAAATGAGATGAAAGAGATTATTCCATTTGAAGCAATTGAGAAAATACTTATAGAGAAGAATGTATATAAACCTAACAAAGGTAAGACAGGAAGACCATCTATTCCATCAAAGATATTAGTAGGCTCACTTTTTTTACAAAACTGGTATGGATTGTCAGACCCAATGACCGAAGAGCTTATACATGACCGTATAAGCTTCAGAAAGTTTCTTGATATTAAAGATGAAGACACTATTCCAGATGAGACAACTATTTGTAAATTTAGAAACAAGCTTATAAAAGAAGAGCTGCTAGGTTCAATATTTGAAGAAGTAAAAAAGATGATGGAATCTAAAAGACTTATACTCAATGAGGGAACTCTTATAGACGCTACTCTCATCCACTCAAGCGAACCAAAGAGAAAAAAAGATGACAAGGGCAAAGTCATTTCAAATAAAGCCCATGATTCTGATGCAACCTATACTTCAAAAAGAGGTCGTAAACATCATGGATTAAAGATGCATATAGCAACTGATACAAACGGTATCATCAAAAAAGTAATAGCTACAACTGCATCAACTCATGATAGTACTCAATTCGATGAACTTACTCAAGATGAAGATAAAGCTATCTTTGCAGATAGCGGCTATATGCAAAAGGCAAGAAAAGTGGCACTAAGAGCAAAAGGTATTTTTGCTGGTATAGTTGAAAGACGAGTAAGAGGTCAATCGAAACTAAGACCTAAACAATCAAGAAATAATACAAGATTCTCAAAGATAAGATGTCTCGTGGAATTACCATTCGCATTTATAAAACAACATATGAACTTCAGAAAAACCAGATATCGGGGAATAGATAAAAATCAACAACACTTTTTTATGTTGGCTGCTTGTTATAATCTGAGACGGACACCTGCACTGGTAAGGGCTAGGAACTGA
- the tuf gene encoding elongation factor Tu: MAKEKFERNKPHVNIGTIGHVDHGKTTLTAAITAVLAVTNGAELMDYDQIDNAPEERERGITIATSHVEYETDKRHYAHVDCPGHADYVKNMITGAAQMDGAILVVSAADGPMPQTREHILLSKQVGVPYIVVFMNKEDMVDDEELMELVEMEIRELLDMYEFPGDDTPIVAGSATMALEEAKTGTLGEWSAKIQELMKQVDEYIPEPVRETDKDFLMPVEDVFSISGRGTVVTGRIERGTVKIGEEIEIVGIRDTQKTTVTGIEMFRKEMDEGVAGDNCGVLVRGIGKDDVERGQVLCKPGTITPHTTFTAEIYVLSKDEGGRHTPFFNGYRPQFYVRTTDVTGAITLPEGTEMVMPGDNVSITAELIHPIAMEQGTKFAIREGGRTVGAGVVAEIIK, encoded by the coding sequence ATGGCAAAAGAAAAGTTTGAGCGTAATAAACCGCATGTAAACATTGGTACTATTGGTCACGTTGATCATGGTAAAACAACATTGACAGCAGCAATTACTGCAGTATTAGCAGTAACAAATGGTGCAGAACTTATGGACTATGATCAAATCGATAATGCTCCAGAAGAAAGAGAACGCGGTATCACAATCGCTACTTCACATGTTGAGTACGAAACTGATAAGCGTCACTATGCGCATGTTGACTGTCCAGGTCACGCGGATTATGTTAAGAATATGATTACAGGTGCTGCTCAAATGGATGGTGCTATTCTAGTTGTTTCTGCAGCTGATGGTCCTATGCCACAAACTCGTGAGCATATCCTTCTTTCTAAACAAGTTGGTGTTCCATATATTGTTGTTTTTATGAACAAAGAAGATATGGTTGACGATGAAGAACTAATGGAATTAGTTGAAATGGAAATTCGTGAACTTCTTGATATGTATGAATTCCCAGGTGATGATACTCCAATCGTAGCTGGTTCTGCAACTATGGCTCTTGAAGAAGCTAAAACTGGTACTCTTGGTGAGTGGTCAGCGAAAATTCAAGAACTAATGAAACAAGTTGACGAGTATATTCCTGAGCCAGTTCGTGAAACTGACAAAGATTTCTTAATGCCTGTTGAAGATGTTTTTTCAATTTCTGGTCGTGGTACAGTTGTTACTGGGCGTATCGAGCGTGGTACTGTTAAAATCGGTGAGGAAATAGAAATCGTAGGTATCAGAGATACTCAAAAAACTACTGTTACTGGTATTGAAATGTTCCGTAAAGAAATGGATGAGGGTGTTGCAGGAGATAACTGCGGTGTTCTAGTCCGTGGTATAGGTAAAGACGATGTTGAGCGTGGTCAAGTACTTTGTAAGCCAGGTACAATTACTCCTCACACTACATTCACTGCTGAAATTTATGTATTAAGTAAAGATGAAGGTGGAAGACATACTCCATTTTTTAACGGTTACCGTCCTCAGTTCTATGTTCGTACAACTGATGTTACAGGTGCAATCACTTTACCAGAAGGCACAGAAATGGTTATGCCAGGTGATAATGTTAGCATTACTGCTGAACTTATTCATCCAATTGCAATGGAACAAGGTACTAAGTTCGCTATCCGTGAAGGTGGCAGAACAGTTGGTGCCGGTGTTGTTGCAGAGATTATAAAATAA
- the rpmG gene encoding 50S ribosomal protein L33: protein MREAIHLGCEKCTRRNYHTTKNKRVHTEKFSVKKYCKFCREHTVHKEMKL from the coding sequence ATGAGAGAAGCAATTCACTTAGGTTGTGAGAAATGTACTAGAAGAAACTACCACACAACTAAAAATAAAAGAGTACATACTGAAAAATTCTCAGTAAAAAAATATTGTAAATTTTGTCGTGAACATACTGTTCACAAAGAGATGAAACTGTAA
- the secE gene encoding preprotein translocase subunit SecE: protein MNLGLHIRNAKSELAKVIFPTKGQVKQAYISVLIVVTVIASFLALVDLLMSSVMSAILG from the coding sequence ATGAATTTAGGTTTACATATTAGAAACGCAAAATCAGAATTAGCTAAGGTAATTTTTCCTACAAAAGGTCAGGTTAAACAAGCTTATATTTCTGTTTTAATTGTAGTTACTGTTATAGCTTCTTTTTTAGCTTTAGTTGACTTGTTAATGTCTTCAGTAATGTCGGCAATTTTAGGTTAA
- the nusG gene encoding transcription termination/antitermination protein NusG, whose amino-acid sequence MAHQWYSIQTYGNDRQVRDSIINMIEEMGLQDFIADVIVPTEDVIEIKDGKKKITERSLYSGYVFANIDLNTEVQHLIQSLPKVSGFIGEANIPTPLSEHDINVILDRVNNRAAPKPKVFFDNGETVRIIEGPFANFTATVDEYDLEHGTLKLNVSIFGRATPVDISYTQVEKII is encoded by the coding sequence ATGGCACATCAATGGTATTCGATTCAAACTTATGGAAATGACCGTCAAGTAAGAGATTCAATTATTAATATGATAGAAGAAATGGGACTTCAAGATTTCATCGCAGATGTTATTGTTCCTACTGAAGATGTTATTGAAATAAAAGATGGTAAAAAAAAGATTACAGAACGCTCTTTATATTCTGGATATGTTTTTGCAAATATCGACTTAAATACAGAAGTTCAACATTTAATTCAATCCTTACCAAAAGTTTCTGGATTTATTGGTGAAGCAAATATACCAACGCCTTTAAGCGAGCATGATATTAATGTGATTTTAGATCGTGTAAATAACCGTGCAGCTCCAAAACCAAAAGTATTTTTTGATAATGGAGAAACTGTTCGTATTATTGAAGGTCCTTTTGCAAATTTTACAGCAACAGTGGATGAGTATGATTTAGAACATGGAACTTTAAAACTAAATGTTTCAATTTTTGGAAGAGCTACACCGGTAGATATCTCTTACACTCAAGTTGAAAAAATAATTTAA
- the rplK gene encoding 50S ribosomal protein L11, translating to MAKKITGYINLQIDAGKANPAPPVGPALGQRGVNIMEFTKAFNEKTKDLMGFKVPTVITVYSDRSFTFITKQPTAAALIMKAANLKKGTDNPLKNKVGKLTRAQLMEVVERKIVDLNTDDLEMAANTISGTARSMGVEIVE from the coding sequence ATGGCAAAAAAAATAACAGGTTATATTAACCTACAAATTGATGCTGGAAAAGCAAACCCAGCTCCACCAGTTGGACCAGCATTAGGTCAGCGTGGTGTTAACATCATGGAATTTACTAAAGCATTTAATGAAAAAACAAAAGATTTAATGGGCTTTAAGGTTCCTACTGTAATTACAGTATATTCTGATAGAAGTTTTACATTTATCACTAAGCAACCAACAGCAGCAGCATTAATAATGAAAGCAGCAAATCTTAAGAAAGGTACAGACAATCCTCTTAAAAATAAAGTTGGTAAATTAACTCGTGCTCAGTTAATGGAAGTTGTTGAAAGAAAAATTGTTGATTTAAATACAGATGACTTAGAAATGGCAGCAAATACTATTTCAGGTACTGCAAGATCAATGGGTGTAGAAATAGTAGAATAA
- the rplA gene encoding 50S ribosomal protein L1 yields MSKRYKQLLEKFDNTKAYGVKEASITLSGLKSAKFDETVEIAMNLNVDPRHADQMVRGALVLPHGTGKTVRVAVFAKGVKADEAKAAGADIVGTDDLVADIKAGIFNFDVVVAAPDCMGLVGQIGRILGPKGLMPNPKTGTVTPDVATAVKNVKGGQVNFRVDKKGNIHAGIGKVSFDATKIEENLTSFLSAINKQKPASAKGRYIKNAAISLTMSPAVKLDLNELADIK; encoded by the coding sequence ATGAGTAAAAGATATAAACAATTATTAGAAAAATTTGATAATACAAAAGCATATGGTGTTAAAGAAGCATCTATAACTCTTAGTGGTTTGAAAAGTGCAAAGTTTGATGAAACTGTTGAAATAGCAATGAACTTAAATGTTGACCCTCGTCATGCTGACCAAATGGTTCGTGGTGCTTTAGTACTACCTCATGGAACTGGTAAAACTGTTCGTGTTGCAGTTTTTGCAAAAGGTGTAAAAGCTGATGAAGCTAAAGCGGCTGGTGCTGATATAGTTGGTACTGATGATTTAGTAGCTGATATTAAAGCAGGAATATTTAACTTTGATGTTGTTGTTGCTGCACCTGATTGTATGGGACTTGTTGGACAAATCGGTCGTATCCTAGGACCAAAAGGTTTAATGCCTAACCCTAAAACTGGTACTGTTACTCCAGATGTTGCTACTGCTGTTAAAAATGTTAAGGGTGGACAGGTTAACTTTAGAGTTGATAAGAAAGGTAATATTCATGCAGGTATAGGAAAAGTAAGTTTTGACGCAACAAAAATTGAAGAAAACTTAACTTCTTTTCTTTCTGCAATAAATAAACAAAAACCGGCTTCTGCAAAAGGTCGTTATATTAAAAATGCTGCTATAAGTTTAACTATGAGTCCAGCTGTAAAACTTGATCTTAATGAATTAGCAGATATTAAGTAA
- the rplJ gene encoding 50S ribosomal protein L10 — translation MTKTKKAEIIEVLSNEFKTAQSVIFCDYKGLSVGELEGLRKIAREKEAKVQVVKNTLATIALKNADLSGVELQDTNILVWGEDSVATSKVVSEFAKDNEKFVIKSAYVDREVADVAKVEAFAKLPGRDELLGMLAATWMAPVANFTIGLNALKEKKEEEAA, via the coding sequence ATGACAAAAACAAAAAAAGCTGAAATTATTGAAGTTCTTTCAAATGAATTCAAAACTGCTCAATCTGTAATCTTTTGTGATTACAAAGGTTTGAGTGTTGGAGAACTTGAAGGTTTAAGAAAAATCGCTCGTGAAAAAGAAGCAAAAGTTCAAGTTGTTAAAAATACATTAGCAACAATTGCACTTAAAAATGCGGACTTATCAGGAGTTGAATTACAAGATACAAATATTCTTGTTTGGGGCGAAGATTCTGTTGCTACTTCTAAGGTAGTTTCTGAATTTGCTAAAGATAATGAAAAATTTGTGATTAAGTCTGCTTATGTTGATCGTGAAGTTGCTGATGTTGCTAAAGTTGAAGCATTTGCTAAACTTCCAGGACGCGATGAGTTACTTGGTATGCTTGCTGCTACTTGGATGGCACCTGTTGCAAACTTTACTATCGGACTAAATGCTCTTAAAGAGAAAAAAGAAGAAGAAGCTGCGTAA
- the rplL gene encoding 50S ribosomal protein L7/L12 yields MAVTKEDVLEFISGLSVLELSELVKEFEEKFGVSAQPVAVAGGAAAGETAAEKTEFDVVLTDVGAKKIGVIKAVRALTGLGLKEAKEACEGLPSTIKEGVDKAASEEAKAALEAAGATVEVK; encoded by the coding sequence ATGGCTGTAACTAAAGAAGACGTATTAGAATTTATTTCTGGACTATCTGTACTAGAGCTTTCTGAGCTTGTAAAAGAATTTGAAGAAAAATTTGGTGTATCTGCACAACCTGTTGCTGTAGCTGGTGGAGCTGCTGCTGGTGAAACTGCTGCTGAAAAAACTGAATTTGATGTAGTATTAACTGATGTTGGTGCTAAAAAAATTGGCGTTATTAAAGCTGTTCGTGCTTTAACTGGTTTAGGGCTTAAAGAAGCAAAAGAAGCTTGTGAAGGTTTACCATCTACAATTAAAGAAGGTGTAGATAAAGCTGCTTCTGAAGAAGCAAAAGCTGCCTTAGAAGCAGCTGGTGCAACAGTAGAAGTTAAGTAG
- the rpoB gene encoding DNA-directed RNA polymerase subunit beta has product MLNTLYSGNRLRVDFSKTPQQIEVPNLLQLQQSSYDNFLMLDAKDRTESGIETVFQSVFPIHDTQNRLTVEYLGSEIANQKYTVRECMERGLTYAVSLRMKTRLVLWDRDENTKEKLGVKDIKEQSIFVRDIPLMTDRTSFIINGVERVVVNQLHRSPGVIFKEEQSTTAGNKLIYTGQIIPDRGSWLYFEYDPKDILYMRINKRRKVPITIMFRALGYSKQDILKLFYPIQTINIQDNKFLMDFNPNDFSSRLIFDLVDTDGNILIQAGKRLSVKKSQKFIDDGLKSVEYPLEILIERYLAEPIIDPETGEILFDTMTNIDETKLKKMAEIGISEFKIANDIANGVDSSIINAFNADADSLKLLKQTEEIEDENDLAAIRIYKVMRPGEPVTKEAAKIFVNQLFFDPERYDLTKVGRMKMNHKLGLNIPEYVTVLTHEDVINSVKYVIKVKNGRGHIDDRDHLGNRRIRSIGELLGNELHNGLIKMQKAIRDKLSTMSGVMSELMPHDLINSKMITSTIMEFFSGGQLSQFMDQTNPLSEVTHKRRLSALGEGGLVKERAGFEVRDVHPTHYGRICPVETPEGQNIGLINTLATYAKVNAHGFIEAPYKVMKDGKITDEIIYLTATQEEGVKIAAASNKLDKDGQFISNTVTVRQDGEIINRPSSECEFADLSSHMVVGVAASLIPFLEHDDANRALMGSNMQRQAVPLLRPFSPMVGTGVEKLVARDAWECVKAKRAGVVEKVDGRHIYVMGEENGEIYIDYYPLTKNLRTNQNTSFSQKPIVSVGQKIAKAQVIADGPNMDQGELALGVNAMVAFMPWNGYNFEDAIVISERLIRKDAFTSVHIYEKELEARELKHGVEEITRDIPNVRDDELVHLDESGIVKIGTKVSGGMILVGKVSPKGEVKPTPEERLLRAIFGEKAGHVINKSLYCPPSMEGIIVDVKIFTKKGYDKDARALELEKEERDYLEREHYDRLLMIDKEEMLRVAKLLTKEALISDIKIAQTEYKAGDTINADDLVEVNRFAMNAIVKSFSDDIQDEYNKTKNYFQKEKRLFRDEHEEKLTILEKDDILANGVVKYVKVYIATKRQLKVGDKMAGRHGNKGIVSIIVPEVDMPYMEDGRSVDVCLNPLGVPSRMNIGQILEMHLGMAGRELGNQILEQFETKQKDFIDNLRSKMISIADVAGMMNAVQVIGEMSDEKFLKYARDWANGGVRFATPIFEGVNQAEFDKLFELAKMDTDGKTVLYNGLTGEKIKERVNVGYMYILKLHHLVDEKIHARSTGPYSLVTQQPVGGKALFGGQRFGEMEVWALEAYGASAVLKEMLTIKSDDVDGRVRAYKAITKGELIPPSGIPETLFVLTKELQALALDVEIFDEVEDDE; this is encoded by the coding sequence ATGTTAAACACTTTATACTCCGGAAATCGTCTTCGTGTAGACTTCTCTAAAACTCCTCAACAGATAGAAGTACCAAACTTACTACAACTTCAACAAAGTTCATATGATAATTTTTTAATGCTAGATGCAAAAGATAGAACAGAGAGTGGAATTGAGACTGTATTTCAATCAGTTTTTCCTATTCATGATACGCAAAACAGACTTACTGTTGAATATCTTGGAAGTGAAATAGCAAATCAAAAATACACAGTTAGAGAATGTATGGAACGCGGACTTACTTATGCTGTCAGTTTAAGAATGAAAACTCGTCTTGTATTATGGGACAGAGATGAAAATACTAAAGAAAAACTTGGTGTGAAAGATATCAAAGAACAAAGTATATTTGTTCGTGACATTCCACTTATGACGGATAGAACATCATTTATTATTAATGGTGTTGAGCGTGTAGTTGTAAATCAACTTCATCGTTCTCCTGGTGTTATTTTTAAAGAAGAACAATCAACAACAGCTGGTAATAAGCTTATATATACTGGTCAAATTATTCCAGATCGTGGTTCTTGGTTGTACTTTGAGTATGATCCAAAAGATATTTTATATATGAGAATTAATAAGCGCCGTAAAGTACCTATTACAATTATGTTTCGTGCTTTGGGTTATTCTAAACAAGATATATTAAAATTATTTTATCCAATTCAAACTATTAATATTCAAGATAATAAGTTTTTAATGGATTTTAATCCAAATGATTTTTCTTCAAGATTAATTTTTGATTTAGTTGATACAGATGGAAATATTCTTATTCAAGCAGGAAAAAGACTTTCTGTAAAAAAATCACAGAAGTTTATTGATGATGGATTAAAATCAGTAGAATATCCATTAGAAATTTTAATAGAAAGATATTTAGCTGAACCAATTATTGACCCTGAAACTGGTGAAATTCTTTTTGATACTATGACTAATATCGATGAGACTAAGCTTAAAAAAATGGCAGAAATTGGTATAAGTGAATTTAAAATTGCTAACGATATTGCAAATGGAGTAGACAGTTCTATAATTAATGCTTTTAATGCAGATGCTGATTCTCTAAAGTTACTTAAACAAACTGAAGAGATTGAAGATGAAAATGATTTAGCAGCAATTCGTATCTATAAAGTTATGCGCCCAGGTGAGCCAGTAACAAAAGAAGCAGCTAAAATATTTGTAAATCAACTTTTCTTTGATCCAGAAAGATATGACTTAACTAAAGTTGGTCGTATGAAAATGAACCATAAACTAGGACTAAATATTCCTGAATATGTGACTGTTTTAACTCACGAAGATGTAATTAACTCTGTTAAATATGTTATTAAAGTTAAAAACGGCCGAGGTCATATTGATGATAGAGACCATCTTGGTAATCGTCGTATTAGATCAATTGGTGAGCTTTTAGGTAATGAGTTACATAATGGACTTATTAAAATGCAAAAAGCAATTCGTGATAAATTATCTACGATGAGTGGAGTTATGAGTGAGTTAATGCCTCATGACTTGATAAACTCAAAAATGATTACTTCAACAATTATGGAATTTTTTTCAGGTGGACAACTTTCTCAATTTATGGATCAAACAAACCCATTGTCTGAAGTTACTCACAAGCGTCGTCTTAGTGCACTTGGTGAAGGTGGACTTGTTAAAGAGAGAGCTGGGTTTGAAGTGCGTGATGTTCATCCAACTCACTATGGAAGAATTTGTCCAGTTGAAACTCCAGAGGGTCAAAACATAGGTCTTATTAATACACTTGCTACTTATGCAAAAGTAAATGCACATGGTTTTATTGAAGCTCCTTATAAAGTTATGAAAGATGGGAAAATTACTGATGAAATAATTTATCTTACAGCAACTCAGGAGGAGGGCGTAAAAATTGCTGCTGCTTCAAATAAGCTGGATAAAGATGGTCAATTCATTAGTAATACAGTTACAGTTAGACAAGATGGAGAAATTATAAATCGTCCATCATCAGAGTGTGAATTTGCAGACCTTTCTTCTCATATGGTTGTAGGTGTAGCAGCTTCACTTATTCCATTTTTAGAGCATGATGATGCCAATCGTGCGCTAATGGGATCAAACATGCAGCGTCAAGCAGTACCACTTTTGAGACCATTTTCACCGATGGTTGGTACAGGTGTTGAAAAACTTGTAGCACGAGATGCTTGGGAATGTGTAAAAGCTAAAAGAGCTGGTGTTGTTGAAAAAGTAGATGGAAGACATATTTATGTAATGGGTGAGGAAAATGGTGAGATTTATATAGATTACTATCCTTTAACAAAAAATCTTCGTACAAATCAAAATACATCTTTTTCTCAAAAACCAATAGTAAGTGTTGGTCAAAAAATTGCAAAAGCTCAGGTGATTGCCGATGGACCAAATATGGATCAAGGCGAGTTAGCACTCGGTGTTAACGCAATGGTTGCTTTTATGCCTTGGAATGGTTATAACTTTGAGGATGCTATTGTAATCTCAGAAAGGTTAATCCGTAAAGATGCATTTACTTCTGTCCATATCTATGAAAAAGAGCTTGAAGCAAGAGAGCTTAAACATGGTGTTGAAGAGATTACTCGTGATATCCCAAATGTTAGAGATGATGAGTTAGTTCATTTAGATGAGTCTGGAATTGTAAAAATAGGTACTAAAGTAAGCGGCGGTATGATTTTAGTTGGTAAAGTTTCTCCAAAAGGTGAAGTTAAACCAACTCCAGAAGAACGATTGCTTCGTGCGATATTTGGAGAGAAAGCTGGACATGTTATAAATAAATCTCTTTATTGTCCTCCATCAATGGAAGGTATAATTGTTGATGTTAAAATCTTTACTAAAAAAGGTTATGACAAAGATGCGAGAGCGCTTGAGCTAGAAAAAGAAGAAAGAGATTATTTAGAGCGTGAGCATTATGATCGTCTTCTTATGATAGATAAAGAAGAGATGCTTCGTGTAGCAAAGCTTTTAACAAAAGAAGCATTAATATCAGATATTAAGATTGCTCAAACAGAATATAAAGCTGGAGATACGATCAATGCAGATGACTTAGTTGAAGTAAATCGTTTTGCAATGAATGCTATTGTTAAATCTTTTTCTGATGATATTCAAGATGAATATAATAAAACTAAAAACTATTTTCAAAAAGAAAAAAGACTTTTTAGAGATGAGCATGAAGAAAAACTGACTATTTTAGAAAAAGATGATATCTTAGCTAATGGTGTTGTTAAGTATGTAAAAGTTTATATTGCTACTAAGCGTCAACTAAAAGTTGGTGATAAAATGGCAGGGCGACATGGAAATAAAGGTATTGTTTCTATAATTGTTCCTGAGGTTGATATGCCTTATATGGAAGATGGAAGAAGTGTTGATGTTTGTTTAAATCCTCTGGGGGTTCCATCTCGTATGAATATTGGACAGATTTTAGAGATGCATCTAGGTATGGCAGGTCGTGAACTTGGCAATCAAATCCTAGAACAATTTGAAACTAAACAAAAAGATTTTATTGATAATCTTCGCTCAAAAATGATATCTATTGCTGATGTTGCAGGAATGATGAATGCAGTACAAGTAATAGGTGAAATGAGTGACGAAAAGTTCTTAAAATATGCTAGAGATTGGGCTAATGGTGGTGTTAGATTTGCTACACCTATTTTTGAGGGTGTAAATCAAGCAGAATTTGATAAGTTATTTGAGTTAGCTAAAATGGATACGGATGGTAAAACCGTACTTTATAATGGTTTAACTGGAGAAAAAATTAAAGAGAGAGTAAATGTAGGTTACATGTACATTTTGAAACTTCATCACTTGGTTGATGAAAAGATTCATGCTCGTTCAACTGGACCATACTCTTTAGTAACTCAACAACCTGTTGGCGGTAAAGCACTTTTTGGTGGACAAAGATTTGGAGAAATGGAAGTATGGGCTCTTGAAGCTTATGGAGCATCTGCAGTTCTTAAAGAGATGCTGACAATTAAATCAGATGATGTTGATGGTCGTGTTCGAGCTTATAAAGCAATTACAAAAGGTGAGTTAATACCACCTTCTGGTATCCCTGAAACACTATTTGTATTAACCAAAGAGCTTCAAGCATTAGCACTTGATGTAGAGATTTTTGACGAGGTGGAAGACGATGAGTAA